In the genome of bacterium, the window CAGCGCCTGCAGGCGGGTGAACCACGAGTACGCCTCGTCGAGGTGGCCCCACCTGGCCTGCGCGAACCCGACCGCGGGGTCGTCGAAGGCGGCCATGATCCGCCGGAGAAAGTCCGGCGGAGGCACGAAGTCGGCGTCGAAGATGGCGATGAACGGCGCGTCTGTAAGCTCCAGGCCGTGGGCGAGCGCGCCGGCCTTGTAACCGGCGCGCGAACCGCGCCTGACGTGGGTGGCACGGATCCCCTTCCGGCGCCAATGAGCCACCCGGCGCGCGGCGATCGAGGTGGTCTCGTCGTCGGAGTCGTCCAGGACCTGGACCTCCAACCGATCGGCGGGCCAGTCGAGGGCACAGACCGCGTCGAGGACGCGCTCGGCGACGTAGCGCTCGTTGTAGATCGGCACCTGCACGCACACGTGCGGCTCCTCCCCCTGGGCGATGGAGCGGCGCGGGCGGGCCCGCAGGCGAGTTGCCCGCCACGTGAGGAACAGCAGGTTCACGCCGAAGGCGAAGAGGGCGGTGGTCGTGACGGCGAGGATGCCGACGATGATCGCGCTGATCAATCGGCGCGCGATCCGTCGAACAGGGTGTAGGGACGCATGGTCGCGCGCACGAAGGCGACGCGCGCGAGCGCTTCCGGACGGTGGCGGCGCGTCCACTGCATGTATCGCCATGCGGTATGGCCAAAGACTCGAGCCGCGCCGTCGAGGCGCTTGGGGAAGAGCGCGGCCGGCACGCGCCGGGCGGGTGGATCGATGAGGAGGGGCGCGGGCTTGCGGGCCAGCTGCGGGAAGTGGTCGAGCAGCGGCGGGTTGGCGTCGATCAGCTCGTTGATCGCATCCAGTCCGAAGACGGGCTCGGCCACCAATAGCTCGAACGCCATGTCCGCGTCCTGCCGCCGCAGCGGCAGGCACTGGGAGCGCTCGAGGATCAGGTTGGCGGTCATCAGGCGCGGCGCCAAGGGCCGTCGCGTGAGGTCGTCCACTGGCTTGGCGCGATGGGGGATCGCATGCAGCAGGCCCAGAAGGTTGACGGCGACGTAGGCCAGGTGGCGGTGGCCGTCGTCGACGATGAGGTTCAGGTCGACGTCGTCCGATTCGCGAAAACCGCCGCTCGCGAGCGAGCCCGCGATCGAGACGCTCCGGATGAAGGGCGCCAGGGCGACCAGGGCGCGGACGAAGCCAACGGTCAACCGCACGTAACGCCCCGCCTCCGAGCCGTGCGCCAGCGCTCGCGAGCGGATGTCCGCCACCCGGCTGGCCGCGGCGCGATCGACCACCAGGTCCTGCACCAGCTCCAGGTCCGGGCTGGCGGCCACCGCCCAGCGGACCTCGTCGCCGGAGATCGAGCCGCCAAGGCACAGCCCGGCGAGGCGCTCGGGCGTCAGCGCGTAGCCGCGCCGCTGCAGCAGCGCGACCGTCTGGCGGACCCGGTCCGACGTGGGTGCAGAACGGGCTGGGGCGTAGCCAACCACCGCGGCGCCTCCAAAAGTGATGACCGAGTCAAGGTTGGATACGAGGCCGGGTTACGTCGGACGCCCGATTGGGTCATCATCGACGGTGACCCCACCAAGCCAACACGCGAGGAGCGGAGATGACGGCCGACGGACACTTCCGAGTCCCCAACCCAGTCAACGAGCCGGTGCGCCCGTACACCCCCGGCGATCCCCACCGCAAGAGCCTGAAGGCCCGGCTCGCCGAGCTCACCGACGCCCGCACCGAGGTGCCGATGCAGATCGGCGGCGAACGCCGCTGGGGCGCATCGAAGGGCGACCTGCGCTCGCCCCACCGGCACGAGCTCACGATCGCTGAGTACGCGAACGGTGCGAGCAAGGACTTCGATGACGCGGTCGAGGCCGCGCTCGCGGCGCGAAGGATGTGGGCGGCCACCTCGTACGCCGAGAGGGCGGCCGTGCTCCTGCGGGCCGCGGCGCTGCTGGCGGGCCCCTGGCGCGACACGATCAACGCCGCGACGATGCTCGGCCAGTCCAAGACCGTGCACCAGGCCGAGATCGATGCCGCGTGCGAGACGATCGACTTCTGGCGCTACAACGCCCACTTCGGCGACCAGCTTCTGAGCCAGCAGCCGTTCAACGACGGCACGGCCTGGAACCGGCTCGAATACCGGCCGCTCGAGGGCTTCGTCTTTGCGGTCAGCCCCTTCAACTTCACCTCGATCGCCGGCAACCTGCCCACCGCGCCGATGCTCATGGGCAACACGGTGATCTTCAAGCCGGCCACCCAGACCTTGCTGGTCAGCCACTTCCTGATGGAGCTGTTGAACGAAGCTGGGCTTCCGCCGGGCGTGATCAACATGGTCAGCGGCAGCGCGGCCGAGATCTCGGAGCGGGTGATCGGTCACCGGGAGCTCGCCGGCATTCACTTCACGGGCTCGACGGCGGTGTTCCAGGGCATGTGGCGCGAGGTGGGCCAGAACATCGACCGTTACCGCACCTACCCCAGGCTCGTCGGCGAGACCGGGGGCAAGGACTTCGTCGTCGCCCACGCCTCGGCCGATCCCGATGCGCTGCGCACCGCGCTCGTCCGGGGGGCCTTCGAGTACCAGGGCCAGAAATGCTCGGCGGCCTCGCGCGCCTACATCCCGCAGTCGATCTGGAAGCGCCTCAAGTCCGAGCTCGCCGACCAGGTCGAGGCGATCCCACAGGGCGACGTCGCCGACTTCCGCAACTTCATGGGCGCGGTGATCGACGGCAAGGCCTACTCGAATCACATGAAGGCGATCGACTTCGCCCGCCAGGCGGACGGCGCCAAGGTCATCGCCGGCGGCAAGGGCGACGACAAGGTCGGCTGGTTCATCCGCCCGACGGTCATCGAGGCGAGCGACCCCGACTTCAAGCTCCTGCGGGAGGAGCTCTTCGGCCCAATCCTCACCGTGTATCCCTACGCCGACGGCAAGTTCGAGGAGACGCTCGAGCTGTGCGATCGGACGAGTCCCTATGGCCTCACGGGTGCGATCTTCGCGCGTGACCGGCAGGCGATTCGCAAGGCGTCCGAGACCCTGGTCAACGCGGCGGGCAACTTCTACATCAACGACAAGCCGACCGGTGCGGTCGTCGGTATGCAGCCGTTTGGCGGCGCCCGCGCGTCGGGCACCAACGACAAGGCGGGTTCGTTCCTGAACCTGATTCGCTGGGTGAGCCCCCGCGTGATCAAGGAGACGTACGCACCGCCCACCGATCACCGATATCCGTCCATGGACGCGGAGTGAGCCGCCGCCCGGTCCAGCCCTGAGCCTTGTAGAGTCGGATGTGGCCATGACTGAGGCCGGGATGGTGATTCAGGCCCAAGGCCTGGTCAAGCGATATGGCGCCCTCGAGGCCGTGCGCGGCATCGACCTCGGGGTGCGCGCGGGAGAGATCTTCGGCTTCCTCGGGCCGAACGGCGCCGGCAAGTCGACGACCATCTCCATCCTCTGCACGCTGCTGACCCCGACGGCAGGCACGGCGCGCGTCGCCGGGATCGACGTCATGCACGACCCCGCGGGCGTGAGGCAGCGCATCGGACTGGTCTTCCAGGACCCCTCGCTGGACGATCAGCTGACCGGGCGCGAGAACCTGGAGTTCCACGCGTTCATCTACAGCGTCCCGGCATCGGTGCGGCGCCAGCGCATCGACGAGATGCTCTCCCTCTTGCAGCTCACCGATCGCGCGGGTTCGCAGGTCAGGACCTATTCAGGAGGCATGAAGCGGCGGCTCGAGATCGCTCGTGGCATGCTGCACCAGCCACAGATCCTCTTCCTCGACGAGCCCACGCTCGGCCTCGATCCGCAGACCAGGCAGAGCATCTGGGCGCACCTCAATGCGCTTCGCGGGGCCAAGGGCATCACGATCTTCATGACCACGCATTACATGGACGAGGCGGAGTATTGCGACCGGATCGCGATCATCGACCGCGGCCACATCGTCGCGCTGGGCACGCCGGACGAGCTGAAGGCGATGGTCGGCGGCGACGTGGTGACGATGACCTCGAGCCGGCCTGACGAGGCGGCCACCGAGATCCGGGAGGTTCTCGGCGTCACGCCATTTCGCGAGAACGGGACCCTTCGCATGGAGGTGCCGGACGGTAAGGCGTTCGTGCCGCGGTTGGTGCGCGAGCTGGTGGCGCCGGTCGACACCGTCTCACTGCGCCGCCCGAGCCTCGATGACGTCTTTCTCAAGCTGACCGGCCACGCCATCCGTGACGAGGAGGCCGGCACCAAGGACCAGATGCGCGCGATGGCCAGCCGCTGGATGGGACGGCGGCGGTGAGCGGGATCGCCGTCGCCGCGACGCCGGCCGCCACGACGGCCCCCGCCGACACGCGCCTTGCCAGCCTGCGCGCGATCTACATCATCTGGTACCGCGACATCCTCCGGTACTGGCGCGACCGCTGGCGCCTGGTCGCTTCGCTGGCGCAGCCGCTTTTGTTCCTGATCGTGTTCGGGTCCGGCCTGAGCTCCTCGCTGAGATCCGGCCTCAGCTTCGGCTCCGGCGGCCTCTCCTACATCCAGTTCATGTACCCCGGCATCATCGGCATGGCCATCCTCTTCACCGCCATCTTCGGTGCGATGTCCATCGTCTGGGACCGGGAGTTCGGCTTTCTCAAGGAGGTGCTGGTGGCGCCCATCGACCGCTGGTCGGTGGCGATCGGCAAGGCGCTCGGCGGCACGACCCAGGCCATGATCCAGGGCCTGGTCCTGCTGGTCCTGGCGCCGCTCGTCGGTGTGAAGCTGAGCCCGCTCACCGTGCTGGAGATCGTTCCGCTCGCGGCGGTGCTGGCGTTCGGGCTGTCGGCGTTCGGGGTTGCCCTGGCCTCGATGATGAAATCGCTGCAGGGCTTCCAGGTGGTGATGAACTTCCTGATGATGCCGATGTTCTTTCTCTCGGGCGCGCTCTTTCCGCTCACCAACCTGCCCGGCTGGATGACCGTGCTGACCCGGCTCGACCCGGCGTCTTACGGCATCGATCCGCTGCGGCGCGTCGTGCTCTCGGACTCAGGCCTGCCCGGTGCGCTCATCGACGGGCTCAGCCTTTCGATCAACGGTCATGCGCTCGCCATCCCCCTCGAGGCCGGCATCATGTTCGCGTTCGGCGCCGTGATGCTCGCGATCGCGGTCATCAACTTTCAACGCCGCGACTGAGAGCAGCGCCAGGCTCGTGAGCTCGCCGGCGATCACGGGCAGCGGCCCCCAGAAGGTGATGCCCTCGACCGCGATCACGGCGGCCGGCACCAGGACCCAGGCCCGGGCCGGCCCGCCGGCTCGGAGATAGAGCCAGCCGGCGAGCCCGAGCATCACCAGGTCGTCGAGATGCAGGTAGGGGCTGGCCAGCAGGGCGCCGATCAGCGCGGGCAGCAGGATCCATTCGGGGCCTCTTCGGCGTAGCCGGTATGAGAGCGCGAGCGCCCAGAGCGCGATCGCGCCCTGGACCGAGCGGGTCACGGCCAGGCTGCCGATGAGCGGTGCCAGCGTGAGCTCGCGGTTCACCGGTACGCTCGCGGCAAAGCTCAGGCGTGCCTCGTAGGCGGCCATGCCCTGGGGTCCGAGGCTGATCGCCGACGCGATCCCCAGCAGGCCGAGGGTGAGGACGCTGAACCAGAAAGCTCGGTGCCTGCCCGCCACCAGCAGGGCGGCCGGGACCAGGAACGCCAGCTGCGGTTTCAGCGCGAGGACGCCGAGGGCGACGCCCGCCCAGCCCGGCCGGCCCGCGCCCAGCAGCGCGCAGGACGCGGCGAGGCCGAGGGCGACCAACAGCCCCGGCTGGCCCAGCTGCAGACCGTAGATGACCGGCAGCCAGCCCAGGGCGGCGGCCAGATGGATGAGCCGCGCCGGACCGTGCCCCGGAGCGGCCAGGCGCCAGGTCAGCGCGAGGGCGAAAAGGAGGAGTGCGCTCCAGATCCAGTACGCGACCGGGTATGGAAGCGCGGTCAGCGGGAGCACGGACCAGGCCACAGGCGGCGGGCTGATGTAACGCGCCAGCTCCGCGATCTGGATGCGCGAGCCGATGGCGTCCAGCTCGACCTGCTGGAGGTGCAGGTCGTAGATCGACTGCCAGCCGTGGCCGAGGCCGACGCGCGCCGCGGCGTAGTAGAAGGTGAAGTCGTTGTGGAATGCGTCGGACAGATAGGCGAGCGCCCACTGGTACAGGTCGAAAGTGGCGAACAGGGTCGCGGTGACGGCCCCGGCGGCGATACCGAGGTTGCGCCAGCGCCGCGAGCCGCCCATGGACGCGGATGTTAGTTGGCCGCTACCTTGTTGCCATGCTGCCGCCTCCCTTCGAGCCTCGCCTCCTCGAACTGCGCGACGGGACGAAAGTCCACGTGAGGCCGATCGCCCCCGATGATGAGTCGCGACTGCACGAGGCCATGGCGGCGATGTCCGAGCGATCCGTGTACTTCAGGTTCTTCTCGCCGCTCAAACGTCTGCCCGACGCGCTCGCGCACCGGCTCGCCGTGGTCGACTACAAGGACCGGTTCGCGCTGGTCGCGACCACCCACAAGCCGGCCAGCAAGGACAGGGAGCGGATCCTGGGGGTGGCGCGCTACGACCGTGTGGCGGGGACCGAGGTGGCCGAAACGGCGGTGGCGGTGGTGGACGAGTTCCAGCGCCGCGGCCTGGGCGGTGCACTCATGGCCATCCTCGGCCGGGTTGCCCGGGAGCACGGGATCAAGACCTTCTCACTCATCGTCCTGCCCGAGAATCGCCAGATGCTCGGGCTGCTGCGGAAGATGGGTTGGATCCACCAGGCCAAGCTGGCCGGAGGCGTATACGAGATCACCTTCGACCTCCCGGCAGAGAGCCGCTAGTTGTACTTCCCAGGGACGTTGTTTACAAGCGCCTGCATCGGCGTCGTGCCTAGCTCGGTATGGATCCGGTGGCGGACGTAGTAGTGGATCCAGTTGGGCAGAGCGTCCTTGCGCTCGGCGTTCGACCTGTAGAGCTGGGCGTAGGCCCACTCGCGAAGCGATGTTTTGATGAAGGCCTCGGCCTTTCCATTCGTCTGCGGATGGAAGGGCTTGGTCGGGCGATGCTTGGCGCCGATCTCGCCGAGGCTTGCCTTGAAGCGTTTGGAGAGCATGTAGGCGTATGCCCGGTCCGTCATGACGCGCTCGATGTGGACTCCCAAGCTCTCGAAATAGGAGGCAACATCGAGAAGGAACTCGGCTGCGGTAAGCCCGTCGTCATGGTCGAGGACCTGACCGAAGGCAACGCGAGAGCAATCGTCCACAGCGACGTGGTAGAACTCCCAGCCACCACCTCGTCGGATTCTTGCGCTGTTGCCCAAAATGGCGTGGCCACCGCCATCTGGTATACGGCCCAGCCTCTTGACGTCGAGGTGAACCAATTCGCCGGGGTTGTCTTTGACATATCGGATCCGGACTCCGGTGACACGGTCGACGTCAGACAATCGCGACTCCCCGGCGCGTCTCAAAACGGCGTGGACGGTCGACGGGGCCATGTCCAGCATCAGCCCAATCTGATGAGGTCCCCAGCGCAGACGTCGTCGAAGATCGAGGATCGCTTCAGTCCGATCGCTAGAAGTTGTCCGCGCCTCTTTGATGCCGTCCCGATACGTGGTAGCGGTCGATGGTGAGCTCGGCGAGGGGGAAGTTCGCACCTCGTCGACCCCCCGATTCAGGAGCTGGAGCACGCGGCTGTCAGAGATCGTCGCTGAAGTTGGTCACCTTGGCGGCATCTCCGCCGTGGGCTTCAAGGTCGGTTTTGAACTCGCCGATCACCTTCTTCTCCCGAGTCGGGTGGCGAACACGACTTTGGCCCGGTCCAGGTCGACGAACACGCTGACGTAGTCGTGGCCACGGCGGTGGCTGGTCTCATCGACGTTCGTACGGCGCAACGTACAAGGTCCGCATCCTCAATGAATACGGCGAAGATCCTGGTCAAGGGCGTGGTCGAAAACCTGGTCGGCTATGCCCAGCGCGACTTGGTGGTTCCGGAAGGCAACTTCGGCGGCAACGTCGCCGAGGGCAACCGTCAGGCCAAGCTGTGGGGAATCGAGGTCAATGCCCGCCTCCATAGCGAGACCCAAGCCGTGCCGGCGATGCGCCTCGAGCAGGAGCGTCAACTGATGCGACCGCTGCCGTCCTT includes:
- a CDS encoding transposase; translated protein: MLDMAPSTVHAVLRRAGESRLSDVDRVTGVRIRYVKDNPGELVHLDVKRLGRIPDGGGHAILGNSARIRRGGGWEFYHVAVDDCSRVAFGQVLDHDDGLTAAEFLLDVASYFESLGVHIERVMTDRAYAYMLSKRFKASLGEIGAKHRPTKPFHPQTNGKAEAFIKTSLREWAYAQLYRSNAERKDALPNWIHYYVRHRIHTELGTTPMQALVNNVPGKYN
- a CDS encoding ABC transporter, encoding MAVAATPAATTAPADTRLASLRAIYIIWYRDILRYWRDRWRLVASLAQPLLFLIVFGSGLSSSLRSGLSFGSGGLSYIQFMYPGIIGMAILFTAIFGAMSIVWDREFGFLKEVLVAPIDRWSVAIGKALGGTTQAMIQGLVLLVLAPLVGVKLSPLTVLEIVPLAAVLAFGLSAFGVALASMMKSLQGFQVVMNFLMMPMFFLSGALFPLTNLPGWMTVLTRLDPASYGIDPLRRVVLSDSGLPGALIDGLSLSINGHALAIPLEAGIMFAFGAVMLAIAVINFQRRD
- a CDS encoding GNAT family N-acetyltransferase, whose product is MLVGRYLVAMLPPPFEPRLLELRDGTKVHVRPIAPDDESRLHEAMAAMSERSVYFRFFSPLKRLPDALAHRLAVVDYKDRFALVATTHKPASKDRERILGVARYDRVAGTEVAETAVAVVDEFQRRGLGGALMAILGRVAREHGIKTFSLIVLPENRQMLGLLRKMGWIHQAKLAGGVYEITFDLPAESR
- the pruA gene encoding L-glutamate gamma-semialdehyde dehydrogenase, with translation MTADGHFRVPNPVNEPVRPYTPGDPHRKSLKARLAELTDARTEVPMQIGGERRWGASKGDLRSPHRHELTIAEYANGASKDFDDAVEAALAARRMWAATSYAERAAVLLRAAALLAGPWRDTINAATMLGQSKTVHQAEIDAACETIDFWRYNAHFGDQLLSQQPFNDGTAWNRLEYRPLEGFVFAVSPFNFTSIAGNLPTAPMLMGNTVIFKPATQTLLVSHFLMELLNEAGLPPGVINMVSGSAAEISERVIGHRELAGIHFTGSTAVFQGMWREVGQNIDRYRTYPRLVGETGGKDFVVAHASADPDALRTALVRGAFEYQGQKCSAASRAYIPQSIWKRLKSELADQVEAIPQGDVADFRNFMGAVIDGKAYSNHMKAIDFARQADGAKVIAGGKGDDKVGWFIRPTVIEASDPDFKLLREELFGPILTVYPYADGKFEETLELCDRTSPYGLTGAIFARDRQAIRKASETLVNAAGNFYINDKPTGAVVGMQPFGGARASGTNDKAGSFLNLIRWVSPRVIKETYAPPTDHRYPSMDAE
- a CDS encoding DUF2029 domain-containing protein, coding for MGGSRRWRNLGIAAGAVTATLFATFDLYQWALAYLSDAFHNDFTFYYAAARVGLGHGWQSIYDLHLQQVELDAIGSRIQIAELARYISPPPVAWSVLPLTALPYPVAYWIWSALLLFALALTWRLAAPGHGPARLIHLAAALGWLPVIYGLQLGQPGLLVALGLAASCALLGAGRPGWAGVALGVLALKPQLAFLVPAALLVAGRHRAFWFSVLTLGLLGIASAISLGPQGMAAYEARLSFAASVPVNRELTLAPLIGSLAVTRSVQGAIALWALALSYRLRRRGPEWILLPALIGALLASPYLHLDDLVMLGLAGWLYLRAGGPARAWVLVPAAVIAVEGITFWGPLPVIAGELTSLALLSVAALKVDDRDREHHGAEREHDAGLEGDGERMTVDRKAEPVDERTGQA
- a CDS encoding ATP-binding cassette domain-containing protein, which produces MTEAGMVIQAQGLVKRYGALEAVRGIDLGVRAGEIFGFLGPNGAGKSTTISILCTLLTPTAGTARVAGIDVMHDPAGVRQRIGLVFQDPSLDDQLTGRENLEFHAFIYSVPASVRRQRIDEMLSLLQLTDRAGSQVRTYSGGMKRRLEIARGMLHQPQILFLDEPTLGLDPQTRQSIWAHLNALRGAKGITIFMTTHYMDEAEYCDRIAIIDRGHIVALGTPDELKAMVGGDVVTMTSSRPDEAATEIREVLGVTPFRENGTLRMEVPDGKAFVPRLVRELVAPVDTVSLRRPSLDDVFLKLTGHAIRDEEAGTKDQMRAMASRWMGRRR